TGCTAAACAGATGAACACAAGGTATCTGCTTAGAACACTAAGACCTTCTGCCTCAATAACTTCATCACTAAACAAGTGATGCTAAATATTTCAGCGCTTATGCCAAAAGATAACATCTGGAATGGGATGCCTGGATGAACAAGAACTTTTCAGCTCCCATGCTGATCTAAGCGTTGCAAACAGTTCTTGTTTGCCCCATAAGATTTCCAGTAATGGCAGGAGAAACCGGATTAATGGCATCCGTACATGTCCAGTGCATCAAGTTTGTAAGTAGGTTTGTTAAACCCTAAGTCAAACAACACTTAGTGTTTGAATTTTAACTGGTGGTTGATCTTAGCTTAAAAAGACAACTGAGCATTcagcacatatatatatactaGAGATATTATGTTATAAGAAAAACTCATTATTAGCTTGCTGTACTGGCATTTATCTCACTCCAAAGCAAAAGGATATGCTATGGCACAAGAGAAGATAATGGAGCTATAAATTGCCATTGGCTTCATTCATATGAACGAAGTtgcaaattatttctgaatgcaGTGCAGAAGTAAAACGTAGGAAGCAAGGTCCACAGTGAGCATAAATTAGCATAATGCCACTGAGTAGAAAGTCAGATGCAATGcacagagaaaaggcaaaggagCTAAAGGTACAGGACGTGGCCTAAGAAAGACTCTTCTATAGTgcttatatatttaaatatctctctattttaaaacatggttTGATAGgggatgctttttctttattccagGTGAAGATCGGTTCAGAATTTGTCTCTTTCATTCTAACGGTTGAAGAAAATCTTATATGATTTCCTAGATATTATCATAGCTTTCACTAGAGAAAATGTATGGTCTCCATTCCTGGACTCTCACATAGGAATATCCAGTGcaaatttggattttttccccagacagcTGTTGCAGCAGATAAATCTATAATGATTCTGATTTAAATTCCTTAATTTTGGtgccttttctccagaaatCCATTTGCATTACTTACTCCCTTTCTCTGATAGGCATGTAGCATTACTAAAGAAGCATACCGGGCAacttctcccgggcaactagtgataggacaagaggacatagcctcaagcttcaccaggggaggttcaggttggacattaggaagaatttcttctcagaaaggtttattagacattggaatgggctgcccagggaggtggtggagtcaccatctctggatgtgtttaagaaaagactggacatggcacttagtgccatggtctagttgacatggtggtgtcagggcaatggctggacttgatgatcccagaggtctcttccaacctcattgattctgtgattctgtaattctgtgattcctatTTCTCAGCCTTCTCTTACTGGAGTTTCTTGAGTCCTATAGAGACTTTTGAGGTGTTGTGCCCAGTGATGCTAAATGGCCCGGCATCTGTGTCTCTACTTTTTGtgttccttcctttcctgatttaATGCCCATACTAAGACTTTCATCTGACAGATCACACAGACTTTCAGACCCCCATCTGGCAATCCAGGGTATAATATTTCTGCTCTGGAAtaactgaaaatgcaaatgtaacATTTACAGCTTTACCTCTTTTGGTGATAGTATAGAAATGTAATCTTCATATATAagtcttgctttttcttcaatAACTTTCTTGTTCTGTTCCTTCTTTAGATCTTCACATGCAAGCCAGAAAAGCAGGTTCTCCTCACTATACTCTGTTCGAAGAAACTCTCTGAAAAGGTTCCTCCCAGCTGGTGTTTTCATCATCTTGTCAAAATTCTGAGCCCAAGACAAAATTTCATCTGCAGTAGGATTTTGGCTGCAAAAGCAAAGTATCATCACAAATATGCTTCTATTTTTGTAACAGTGTTTTCATACATTCAATCAAAAATTCTCCTTTCAACTGCACTTTAGTCCAGAGTGAAAGCTGGAAGCAACAAGGCTTCAGCCATGACAGGGGAATTTTGTTCACTCTTCACTTGTGCATTCATTATCTCAATAGCTCCCTAAATGTGTTTAATGTTGCGAGACACACGCTTGACTTTCTACAAGTTTTCTACTAGTGTTGTTAGCCATCAGACTCAAAGACAAAAtcccacagcagcactgaattCCTGCCTCTGCAGTTAAAGGAGATGTGATTTCAGGGAGCTGGCAATAGACTCTCGTTCATGAGTGGTTTAGAGGACAACTGATGTCCCTGCCTGCTTCTGATGGTGTTCGGCCAATCACTGGCTGCCACACGATTTGGTTCAGGaaggacaagaaaaacaaaaggctcTTGGCAGCCAAGAGCATACTAATGAGACCCAACAAAATAGTAATTCAGAGAGCTTTTAAATTAGCATATTTCTCTGTACTTGTACCTAAGGGTTGCTAAGCTTCCCTCTGTTTGGTGCTATTGACCTGAATGATGATCCATTGGCACGAGATGTGATGGATGTTGCTGGCAAAactggagacagaagaaatgggaaaaagtcCTTATTCCTATTTTCTGAATGAAACTATTCGTAGCTTATTACAGTGGACGCACTGGATAAGTGTTCAGAAGACTAACTTATGTCACTAATCCATTAATGTACCAATGAAGAGCTCGAGAAGGTAACACTCCAAGTTACCTAACAACAATTAAATACAGTTTCAAACTTAATTCTGAGCGCTCACCCTCCCCTTTCCGATAGGATCCAACACAAAAGCTTTACTAGCTGTTGTTAATAGCTTCTGTGTAATCATGTTGCACAATAAGTGACATTTGTCTATATGATTTCTCTTCCAGTACATTTATCAACTCCTACTCTGCATGCAAGGCAGACTGGATGATGGGAAGATATTTGTGATAGTTTTGCGGCAGTCCGAAAATCTAATAAATGAGAAAGTGTTTAACATTTAAACTATCCAGCAAAATAATTGTAATCTGAACCAAAAAGTATAAACACACAGATTTGAAGGTGAAAAGTCCTCTCTCTGAGGAGAGCGAAAAGAACCTGCTGAGGTGGATGGAGCTGACAAGCAACCTGTGCTCCCTCATTGTCTATTGTGAAGCTCTCTTCACTACAATATTTTGTGGAAATTTCTGACATTGTCCTCTCATAAATGGCCATGAGTAGCAATGAAGATAATTAGTTGTTTAGGTTGCTTTTATCATCAATCATATCCTCTAGAGTTaagttttaatttactttttacgAGATTAGAGAACTCAAGGCCACTGATAGGTTAGCATTTTTCCCAACACAATAAACATGGGCCCAAGCTTTAGACAGAAATAGAAGCTCAGACTTTAAGCGCGTGTTAGCCCATTTTTCAAAGTATGTATTTCCTTGGTTAATTCCAGTGAAACCATAGTCCAAGCTGTTTTAGGAAAGGTAGCCATGTTAAAAATCTGACCGTGAAGTACGCTTGTGCCCATTAGTTTTACTTCTTGTCTGGATAAACAGAAGAAGATGATCGCACAGCTAGCAGAGGCTTCTTATAGAGACCCACAGGTTTATTGAACCATCCATGCACCTCCCATTCCTCCCCACAATTCTTCCCCACAAATAAGAAACTGTAAGGAAGCCTGACTTATGAATGTCTCTGCTGGCATTTCATTGTCAGGACagattttgcttccttttgtaTAGAATTTTTTGGAGGAAAAGTAATTACAAGGACATTCCTGCAGCATAAAACCCAAGGCAATTCTTGACATTAGTTATaggcaaattaaaaacatttactaGACAACAGTTTGACCAACTTACCATTCTTCTACAACTTGGATACTCTCCATTTTGGTCGTATGTGTTGGCCTTCCTGAATTGTCTCCTCTATCTTCATTCCTAACAGTGAGGCTGCAATGTAGTACAACACTTTATTTTGTCTAgagaaagttaatttaaaacaatgaCTATAGTAatgcaaacttttaaaagatataAACCTATGtaaactgtcatttttattcttgCCCCTAAAATTTTGGAGAGAAATTTTTGGTAACGACTTTTCCACTTAATTCTGATAAATGTTAACAGTTGCTATTAGCATGTGTAATTTTTTACAAGCTCATTGCTCATCCACTGAAAGATGGACACAAACTTAGAGGTCACTTTTGGAGTCATTTCACTTAGTAAATTGAGAATATTAGTAACAATCAGGTTAGGAGGGATAAGAATATCTGAACTGGACATTGATGAGGCTTTGGTGCCCCACCAGTTCTGGATGGTTGTTGATTCTTTATGAACgttccctttttttctcttcaggatACGGTGGCAGTAGATGTCTCAGATACAGAACTTAGCATGTGGCAGCTCCTTATGATTTCCTCCTCTGACgtatatttgtttttcattccaaAAAGTAAAACTTACTTGCCTCTCAACAGAAAAGCATCCATTACTCTCATATTACtgcaagcaaggaaaagaaagacttttaatttttttcttcttcttttttcagcTGGTAACTAGCATCACTTACTTTTctgtaaacatatttttaatcgGATTTGCTTTAGTGGTAGCGACTTCCTCTGTGTGTGCTCTCTGTGAATGTTCTGGAACATGGCATTGCCAGCAAAAACACAGTTCCTGATAACTACTGAAATAAAGCACGTTTTGAATGACCTGAGTATTCACATAGGAAACCTGGTTCCAATAATTAAGCTTGAGAAGTGGATTGTAGTGAGGAGATGGAGATTTCCCTTTATCGGGTGTTCCTTATGTGTCCAATTGAGAGAAAACAACCAACCCCTCCCAATCCCAAGAGAGCCCATATTTTGAATATTGAGTATTCACCATACAATGATGCTCTCAGTCATCCTAAGTGgcaatatacaaaaatatattggtAGCATAAagcttctccctcccccacTAATCTGAATAACTTCTGCTCAACTCTAAGAAGGAATCCCAGCTTTAAGACATTTTTAGTACAAATAACCTTTCTTTCTAGCCCCTCTGCATTTATGAGTTTCTTCAACATTTTTTCAAGCATTTGGCAGGTGATCTCAAATACTCTTTTGAAAACTGGAAGTTTAAGCTCCCAGTTAAAGCAGAGCGCATATTAAGACTTAAACATTACAAAGACGTACACTTTCAAACGAAGCTGTTTGATACTGGTTGCTCCTTCACTTACCTGCCAAGACCTTAGTTCAGGCCCTTGGTCCTGCTTCCCCTGTTACAGCGTAGGAATGCAGCTCCAGTGCTGCTAAGGTGTTAGGGTGTCATCAACTGCTGCAGGAGAAACAACACATCCTGAACTCTGGGGTTGGCAGGTAAAAAGCCTTTCTGTCTCCTCTGACCTGTTGCTCGTCAGTCTATAGAGGGAGCACCCAGGACAGCTAATGGGAGTTCCGTatacaagaggagaaaaaaaagggaccATCCACTTTCTGTCTTGTAATCTTTAAGTCCACACATGTAACTGCTTAGGGTAACCTTGCATCTGGCCAGAGCACAAAGTTGGGGTGAGGGAGAAGCAGGGAAGGCACAaagcttctctctctccctccctcctttgcaGTCCATAGGTAGAGCAGCATTTGTCTTCTCTGCTGGGTGCAGAGAACTGAGTGTCCTTTGGTTCCATAGAAGAGTAACACCATGGAAGGAGGAAACAGCTTGTGTAGGTTGGCAACGTAACAGGGCATTCAACCTGAGTCCATCCAAAACAGAATGAAGctgcccattttctttcctctgtcacATGAGCAGCAGCTTAAGCTATACTGAGATAATTTACTTGTTGGGCAGTAGACATCCAAAGTTTGGATGCAGAGTCTTACTGGAAGTAGAAGATGACTCATCTGAGAGCAGTTAATCTACACTGCTAATTTAATTTGATGTCTGGGACCAAATACTCTTTGTTTTGCTCATGCAAAATCTCTGCTAAACTTAGGAAAACCAACATGATGAAGGTGGAATACAAGTAGTGAGTGGTTagtaagaaagagaaacaggaaaatggaCAAGAAAACTATTTCTTGATGTTGACTTCATCGCACTTTTTTATCAAAGGAGTAATGGATAAGTCCTatgcattttgattttctaCAAGACTACATCTCAGTAAAAAGTTCAGATGTTGTGCCCAGAATGCAGTGTGCAGTTTTCTGCTATCTATACCAGAGTGACAATGTGAGGTACACATTTGGCCCTAATTCCTTCATCTCACCATTCATAGATGGAGTTCAATGGCTGAAGTTAGTCAGAGTTGCAAAACAGGGAGGACTCTAAAGAAAGAAGTGTTATACTTGGTCGGAACAATTTCTCAAGTTTGGGTATTGTATTTAAAACTGTGCTAAATTTGTAATACATTGTGGCCTAAATTCTGCATTATGTTTCCAGTGACAAACACTAGCACTACATTTCAACTGTTATTTATCTAAATCTGTCAAGGCTGGAGTTCCATCGGACACATTACTTCTgatatgtttttcctgtgaaataaaCCATCATTTTTATACAGAAGTACGTTCAATTCAGACATGTTCTGTTTTCACTCAAGGAACTGGTTCATGTTCgcttaggaaaaaattaaatatttacacatTTGTGACTGCAAAGCTAATTTGAAAGCAGCCTTTAAATAACTCTGAACACAATAGCAGATTGCTACCTTTTACCTCAAAATGACAACACTGCATTGCTATTTGCTATGTTGCAATCTTCAGTTGAAAATACCCTATCTGTTCACATTTCTCTGTGGAATTCAAGCAGTCCTCAGCAGCAAAGGCACCCTGCATACCTGGAGTTGGTGTCCTTGACACATTATTCCATCACGGAAACTAGCTGATTATGTCAGAAGAATTATGCTGCATAATGTAAAACtaaacagaggaaaagtaaCAGGATAAAGATTAACAAAATGATTTTAGTTAAGGCTTTAAGAAGTGGAAATTGCTGATATGCCTTATCAAAAAGTAGTTACATGAAAAGGAGGTGTTCTAGAGAGACATCTGATATAACTTAACGTTTATGGTgccattattatttattagttGGAGTACATCCGGCAGATATCTTTCAAATTTAGAGATGTAAATTACCCATGATAAAATCACAACAAAATTACTAACGCCTTAAAAAGAGAGAGTTTGGGGTGTCTAAAGGCAGAGTTTAAGTGGAAAGCACAAGcactcatttgttttctgttcctatGGAAGGTTTGTTCTGCCCACTTTTATGCTGATTTTCTTGCTCTGGAGAGTATTGTAAAACGTACTACAGTAAACCCAAGTGGCCTGATCTTGATGTACCTTTCAAATGATTCTTGGGTTCCTGACTTCTACAAAAATGCAACAGTATTATTATGAATAATTTCTGTTTGGAGTGAgtacatttctgttttgcacCTTCACAGACTTTGtaagtaaaaatattaatgaccAGGGACTACTTCAAGAAGTATACAAATTGAACAAATTGAACCAATTACCACATATTCTTGGCTGAAGGCTGTAGATGTTAGGCCTTGCAGGGCAACGATTACATTTTAGGCTAACCTGTGTATGTCACAGAGTAGAGCCACTAGCCTTCTAGCCACCACTGTAACACAAAAACCTTCCTTATTCCAGCCCAAAGGCCACATGAAGTCAGTTGCACATACATAATCTAAAGGCAGAATTtggttttcagatgaaaatcaATATTCAGTTAAGATCCTCTCGATAACAGATGTTCTGACATGTTTCTTTCACTGATCCTGACATGTTTCTTTCACTGATCTACCCTTTGAAAGAGTATATCTCACTGGCACCACTCTTCACGCTATCCTACTCCTAGGAATTTTTATCATCGTTGGATCaagaggcaaaatatttttaggtcATAGGTCCAAAAcccaagaaagatttttttgatgCTTGAGTCCAGCTTCCAGTGCAAGCGAGCTACAGGCAGGACTGCCATAACTTCAATAATGGTGATTTAGTAGATGTAGCTTAAGTGgaagctttcttaaaaaaatacagctccccccccccaaaaaaacaccccaaaaccacacaagAGATCAAGATTTaattgtgattttaaaattccaCTGGTAGATGATGTAAAACGGCCATTCACCTAAAATGTTGACAAACACAGGTTGAATATATCAAATAGATTCAGAAAGGTTgtttggaggaggaagagcccTCCTTTAAACAAGCAGGTTAGTGCACTTATTTAGGATTCGAAACACCCTTCCTGTGGGACTGTGGTGGGGTAGATGTCTTTCAAGCTGTTCTGCTGAAGCTATTCCACTTTGGTGAAAATAATAGGATACTCGTTACACTAGACAGAAACAGGAGACTCTTAACAGCAAAACGTTGTGTAATGAATAATTTTGAGCATTTTATATAAAGTACAATATTTTATACATCATTGAGGGGAGAGCCTGAAAACAAGAACATCTGATTAGTGCATTTTCCTGAAGTGAGGGGAAGGTGGTTTTGAAAACTGAGATAAAGATAGGCACCAGGCCTAGATCTCTCACCAGCTGGGTAAATACCTTCACTCTTCAATACAAAGTGGTTATGCCCCTGGCTGCCTCCAAGCTCTTTGATTCTTTTACTCTTATTATGCGCCTGGCTTAAAACATGCTATATGAACAGTAACatatttttcctggttttaatttGGATGCAGAAAAAGTGCATGccagtatatttttcttttttgattgtGGTTCAATCTGACCAGACTGTCTTCAATACTGTGGTTCAACAGTCAGTCACTGAAAAATCAATTGTTTGCATAGCTCTGTTCATGAGTTCACTCCTACATGCTGAGACAGGCTCTGGTAGAAGTCAGAGGTGGATGTGGTCCCATATGCTGTATGATAATGCAACAGACAACTATACTGGCAATCTAATATCTTTTATGAAgccaaagataaaattattttctgacaccttgttttcctgaaagctgGAATATTTAAGCCTGATGGCAGGAAAAACTAAGGGCTGTGTTTGTTTATGAACAGACAAGCATGATGATTTTGCTACACTGTACAAagcaataataatgaaaaataactgcaataTTATCATAATCTGTTCATGAAGAACAATATAGATATGTTAATCTCAAAATCACTTAGAGGCTAGAAAGTAATGCtatcttctgtctcctttttaatGGCACAAAAATAGGCATCCATGAGAATGAAATGTTACACGAACAATATTATCCaaggataacttttttttttgttaatctgAGTAAAGGGTAAAAAACCTGCTTCTATCAAAGTTAGGAAAAGAATTCACTTTTTGTTACAATAAGTGAATGACATCCAGAATAATTATTCTGAGAAAAACTAGAGCTAGAGTCATGATTTTTATGAAGAAGTGATGCCTTGCACTAGATATTTTCATAGGCTCAGATAAACTTGCATTATATCCTTCAGGCCCCTGGCTGTATTAGAGAGAAAGGGGATGCATCAGCCATCAAAGCCATGCACTGTGGTGCCTTATCTCTGACCTCTGAGAATTTATCTCCTTGTAAGAATAGCGAGACAGACTAAAGCACTTAGACTGTTGTAATAATACCAGTATAGGCAAAGCGTAGAAGTGCAGAGCAAACTTCAGCCAAATTAGTGGCACTAAATGAATTCTAGAGCGGAGGATTGCGTGGACCCCTGGAGGTCTGCAAGGCCAGCATAAGTGATGTGCAGTTCATCCACAGAAAGACGTGAAACAGTAAAAATCGCAAACTTAGTATTTCCATATGTCTGCACTGGTTGTCTGCAAGAAACTTTGGAGGGGAACGGTAGTCAAGAGCCTTTAGAGTCATttcgggctgcccagggaggtggtgcagtcaccatttctggatgtgtttaagaaaagactggacatggcacttagtgccatggtctagttgacatggtggtgtcagggcaatggttggactcgatgatcccagaggtctcttccaacctcgttgattctgtgattctgtggttctgtgatttaCTTAAATTGATCAGTATCTGTTCTTAACTCAGTCAGCAGaacatgataatttttttttcaaagaagaaacagatcaaaaaaatgtgaaggattttttttgcaattagtGTCCATTCTAGTTCTTTAATGAGATAAGATTTACAGATCTTCACTGAATTCAGTAATGTAGGATGGACAGTTTTATACTGAAA
This region of Nyctibius grandis isolate bNycGra1 chromosome 1, bNycGra1.pri, whole genome shotgun sequence genomic DNA includes:
- the RGS17 gene encoding regulator of G-protein signaling 17 isoform X2: MRKRQQSQNEGTSAVSQAPGNQRPNNTCCFCWCCCCSCSWNEDRGDNSGRPTHTTKMESIQVVEECQNPTADEILSWAQNFDKMMKTPAGRNLFREFLRTEYSEENLLFWLACEDLKKEQNKKVIEEKARLIYEDYISILSPKEVSLDSRVREVINRNLLDPSPHMYEDAQLQIYTLMHRDSFPRFLNSQIYKSLVESITGSTSET
- the RGS17 gene encoding regulator of G-protein signaling 17 isoform X1; its protein translation is MRKRQQSQNEGTSAVSQAPGNQRPNNTCCFCWCCCCSCSCLTVRNEDRGDNSGRPTHTTKMESIQVVEECQNPTADEILSWAQNFDKMMKTPAGRNLFREFLRTEYSEENLLFWLACEDLKKEQNKKVIEEKARLIYEDYISILSPKEVSLDSRVREVINRNLLDPSPHMYEDAQLQIYTLMHRDSFPRFLNSQIYKSLVESITGSTSET